A genomic stretch from Bradyrhizobium sp. 195 includes:
- the mctP gene encoding monocarboxylate uptake permease MctP, with product MLTNVDSAAFAVFLALFVLVTGMGFVASRWRKPETLAHLDEWGLGGRKFGTWITWFLVGGDFYTAYTVIAVPALVYAVGAYGFFALPYTIIVYPFVFAVMPVLWKVAKERGYVTAGDVVRGAYGSRGLELAVAATGVLATMPYIALQLIGMEVAIKALGLHGEVPLVLAFLVLALYTYSSGLRAPALIAFVKDIMIYIVVIAAIAIVPSRLGGYGAIFTAADAAFAAKGSGGILLSPAQIVPYASLALGSALAAFMYPHTLTGIFASSGGNTIRKNAMLLPAYTLLLGLLALLGYMGHAAGLKLASNNDVVPELFKMLFPSWFAGFAFAAIAIGALVPAAVMSIGAANLFTRNFWKVWVDPKVTPAGEAKVAKITSMLVKVGALLAILLMPTQFALDLQLLGGLWILQTLPALVFGLYLNWFSSKALLAGWAVGLAGGSWLAWSDGLKPLHSVDFGMGKVAIYTGLLALVLNIMVAVAVNLVLKRVPQERLSREAAE from the coding sequence GTGCTGACTAATGTCGATAGCGCGGCGTTCGCCGTATTCCTCGCTTTGTTCGTCCTCGTCACCGGCATGGGCTTCGTCGCCTCGCGATGGCGCAAGCCGGAGACACTCGCCCATCTCGACGAATGGGGTCTCGGCGGCCGCAAGTTCGGGACCTGGATCACCTGGTTCCTGGTCGGCGGCGATTTCTACACCGCTTACACGGTGATCGCCGTTCCCGCGCTGGTCTATGCGGTCGGCGCCTACGGATTCTTCGCGCTGCCCTACACCATTATCGTCTATCCCTTCGTGTTCGCGGTGATGCCGGTGCTGTGGAAGGTCGCCAAGGAACGCGGCTACGTCACCGCGGGTGACGTGGTGCGCGGCGCTTACGGATCGCGCGGTCTCGAGCTCGCGGTCGCGGCCACCGGCGTGCTGGCAACGATGCCCTACATCGCTCTCCAGCTCATCGGCATGGAGGTCGCGATCAAGGCGCTCGGCCTGCACGGCGAGGTGCCGCTCGTTCTCGCCTTCCTGGTGCTCGCGCTCTACACCTATTCGTCGGGCCTGCGCGCACCGGCGCTGATCGCCTTCGTCAAGGACATCATGATCTACATCGTGGTGATCGCTGCGATCGCAATCGTGCCGTCTAGGCTCGGCGGTTACGGCGCGATCTTCACCGCGGCGGACGCGGCATTTGCTGCAAAGGGCTCTGGCGGCATCCTGTTGTCGCCGGCGCAGATCGTGCCCTATGCCTCGCTGGCGCTGGGCTCGGCGCTCGCCGCCTTCATGTACCCGCACACGCTGACCGGCATCTTCGCGTCCTCGGGCGGCAACACCATTCGCAAGAATGCGATGCTGCTGCCGGCCTACACGCTGCTGCTCGGCCTGCTCGCGCTGCTGGGTTACATGGGCCATGCGGCGGGGTTGAAGCTCGCGAGCAACAACGACGTTGTGCCCGAGCTGTTCAAGATGCTGTTCCCGAGCTGGTTCGCGGGCTTCGCCTTCGCTGCGATTGCGATCGGCGCGCTCGTGCCGGCCGCCGTCATGAGCATCGGCGCGGCCAACCTGTTCACCCGCAACTTCTGGAAGGTGTGGGTCGATCCGAAGGTGACGCCGGCGGGTGAGGCAAAGGTTGCCAAGATCACCTCCATGCTGGTGAAGGTCGGCGCGCTGCTCGCCATCCTGCTGATGCCGACGCAGTTCGCGCTCGACCTGCAGCTGCTCGGAGGCCTCTGGATCCTGCAGACGCTGCCGGCGCTGGTGTTCGGTCTCTACCTGAACTGGTTCTCGAGCAAGGCGCTGCTGGCCGGCTGGGCCGTCGGTCTTGCAGGCGGATCGTGGCTGGCCTGGTCGGACGGGCTGAAGCCGCTGCACAGTGTCGATTTCGGCATGGGCAAGGTTGCGATCTACACCGGCCTCCTGGCGCTCGTGCTCAACATCATGGTGGCCGTCGCGGTCAACCTGGTGCTCAAGCGCGTCCCGCAGGAACGGCTGTCCCGCGAAGCGGCGGAGTGA
- a CDS encoding MlaD family protein — protein sequence METRANYVLIGSFTLAVIAAAIGFVLWFQSLHTTKQRSPLRVVFEGPAAGLRNGGSVNFNGIRVGEVVSVKLDNPRRVVALAMIENNAPIRKDTLVGLEFQGLTGVAAISLKGGDEAAAPPPLDQDGIPTLTADPNKLQDVTEAIRGTLQNINKIVADNQESVKNSLKNLETFTNSLARNSEKIDGVMAKVDGVMLKADNLMLGLNSLAGGKDGGELFQAVKSIRELADDFDKRSGALMADGRRTLGDISRAVNNFDRNPTRVLFGASNSSQAAPPPEPPKPAAGERRRQ from the coding sequence ATGGAAACGCGGGCGAACTACGTCTTGATCGGGTCGTTCACGCTGGCGGTGATCGCCGCGGCGATCGGCTTCGTGCTGTGGTTTCAATCGCTGCACACCACCAAGCAGCGCAGCCCCCTGCGCGTCGTGTTCGAGGGCCCGGCCGCGGGCCTGCGCAATGGCGGCAGCGTCAATTTCAACGGTATCAGGGTGGGCGAGGTGGTCTCGGTGAAGCTCGACAACCCGCGGCGGGTTGTCGCACTCGCCATGATCGAGAACAACGCTCCGATCCGCAAGGACACCCTGGTCGGCCTCGAATTCCAGGGCCTCACGGGCGTCGCCGCAATCTCGCTCAAGGGCGGCGACGAGGCCGCGGCCCCGCCGCCGCTCGACCAGGACGGCATCCCGACGCTGACCGCCGATCCCAACAAGCTCCAGGACGTTACCGAGGCGATCCGCGGCACGCTGCAGAACATCAACAAGATCGTCGCCGACAATCAGGAATCGGTGAAGAACTCGCTGAAGAATCTCGAGACCTTCACCAACTCGCTCGCGCGCAATTCCGAGAAGATCGATGGCGTGATGGCCAAGGTCGACGGCGTCATGCTCAAGGCGGACAATCTCATGCTCGGCCTCAACTCGCTCGCCGGCGGCAAGGACGGCGGCGAGCTGTTCCAGGCGGTGAAGTCGATCCGCGAGCTCGCCGACGATTTCGACAAGCGCTCCGGTGCGCTGATGGCCGACGGCCGCCGCACCCTCGGCGACATCAGCCGCGCCGTGAACAATTTCGACCGCAACCCGACCCGCGTGCTGTTCGGCGCCAGCAACTCGTCGCAAGCAGCCCCGCCGCCCGAGCCGCCGAAGCCGGCCGCGGGCGAGCGCAGGCGGCAGTAG
- a CDS encoding DUF3311 domain-containing protein — MIRLLLLLPFIGLMIVPFYNIREPHLFGFPFFYWYQLAWVPLTSLLTYIVYRSARRAD; from the coding sequence GTGATACGTCTGTTGCTGCTGTTGCCGTTCATCGGCCTGATGATCGTGCCGTTCTACAACATCCGGGAGCCCCATCTGTTCGGCTTCCCGTTCTTCTACTGGTATCAGCTCGCCTGGGTGCCGCTGACCTCGCTCCTCACTTACATCGTCTACAGGAGCGCGCGCCGTGCTGACTAA